From one Halosimplex rubrum genomic stretch:
- a CDS encoding alpha/beta hydrolase, with the protein MQFTEFGDGDERVLFVLGWGNRTHHENVRWLVDELVDAGYTVDVGQIPDHGSDFDAEYVRPTRRHHDATEPDRILSHSTGGLVAAHLDSPAPRTYLSPWWGMADAGLLGRLVAALPTDRPVVPVPFEEGALGDLATERQRREGPDRIAPAFLRTVADAQSRLPPFRADSVVFCSLRDSVVGVDAIGEHAPAERTVLYDGGHECFSSSSRDRAVEWILAVLEEGPDALAGPVRVGPESTAE; encoded by the coding sequence ATGCAGTTCACGGAGTTCGGCGACGGCGACGAGCGCGTCCTGTTCGTCCTCGGGTGGGGAAACCGCACGCACCACGAGAACGTGCGCTGGCTGGTCGACGAACTGGTCGACGCCGGCTACACCGTCGACGTGGGGCAGATCCCCGACCACGGCAGCGACTTCGACGCCGAGTACGTCCGCCCGACCCGGCGACACCACGACGCGACCGAGCCCGACCGGATACTCTCGCACAGCACCGGCGGCCTGGTCGCCGCACACCTCGACTCGCCGGCGCCGCGGACCTATCTGAGCCCCTGGTGGGGGATGGCCGACGCGGGGCTCCTCGGGCGCCTCGTCGCCGCGCTGCCCACCGACCGCCCGGTCGTCCCGGTCCCCTTCGAGGAGGGTGCCCTCGGCGACCTCGCGACGGAACGCCAGCGCCGGGAGGGGCCCGACCGGATCGCCCCGGCGTTCCTGCGGACGGTCGCCGACGCGCAGTCGCGACTGCCCCCGTTCCGAGCGGACAGCGTGGTCTTCTGCTCGCTCCGCGATAGCGTGGTCGGCGTCGACGCCATCGGCGAACACGCCCCAGCCGAGCGGACGGTCCTCTACGACGGCGGCCACGAGTGTTTTTCGTCGTCGTCGCGCGACCGGGCCGTCGAGTGGATCCTGGCCGTGCTCGAGGAGGGGCCCGACGCCCTGGCGGGACCGGTTCGAGTCGGTCCCGAGTCGACCGCCGAGTGA
- a CDS encoding DUF420 domain-containing protein — MNVSEHVPAVSGVLSVVALALVFAAALQAIPQSLLPRAPDAVLAAIPHVNAVVSATAIGTIVVGVRAIRRGDVARHRAAMLSTTGLFALFLVAYLYRVALLGPSDFSGPPLVEGVIYPGILAVHIVLAVVCVPLVIYVLLLALTRSVPELRETRHPTVGRVAAALWLISFTLGIVVYLMLYVLF; from the coding sequence ATGAACGTCAGCGAGCACGTCCCTGCGGTCTCGGGTGTCCTCTCGGTCGTCGCGCTCGCGCTCGTGTTCGCGGCGGCGCTGCAGGCCATCCCCCAGAGCCTCCTGCCGCGAGCGCCCGACGCCGTGTTGGCGGCCATCCCGCACGTCAACGCCGTCGTGAGCGCGACGGCGATCGGGACCATCGTCGTCGGCGTCCGGGCGATCCGCCGCGGCGACGTGGCGCGCCACCGCGCGGCGATGCTGTCGACGACCGGCCTGTTCGCCCTCTTCCTCGTCGCGTACCTCTACCGCGTCGCCCTGCTGGGACCGAGCGACTTCTCCGGACCGCCGCTGGTCGAAGGCGTGATCTATCCGGGGATCCTCGCCGTCCACATCGTCCTCGCCGTCGTCTGCGTCCCGCTGGTCATCTACGTCCTCCTGCTGGCGCTCACGCGTTCGGTCCCGGAGCTACGGGAGACGCGCCACCCGACCGTCGGCCGCGTCGCGGCGGCGCTGTGGCTGATCTCCTTTACCCTGGGCATCGTCGTCTACCTCATGCTGTACGTGCTGTTCTGA
- the gdhB gene encoding glutamate dehydrogenase GdhB, whose amino-acid sequence MSSDTTDQPTVDSIEAPEDEPESALATARRQLRRAASLVDVDPNVVTRFLHPDAVHEVTVPIERDDGSVEVFRGYRAQHDSVRGPYKGGIRFHPEVSREESIGLAMWMTWKCAVMDIPFGGAKGGVVVDPKDLSDDERERLTRRFTDEIRDVIGPTADIPAPDMGTDAETMSWMMDAYSMQEAETIPGVVTGKPPVIGGSEGRAEAPGRSVAIVTREVAEYYDTPLSEATVAVQGFGSVGANAARLLDDWGATVVAVSDVTGAAYDPDGLDTRSIPSHEEQPEAVAAHADRTVTNDELLGLDVDVLVPAAVGNAITEANVSEVRADVVVEGANGPVSFAADEVLADRGVPVIPDILANAGGVTVSYFEWLQDINRRSWSAERVNEELETEMLAAFEAVAEEFESSDGTWRDAAYAVALSRIAEAHEARGLWP is encoded by the coding sequence ATGTCTTCCGACACAACCGACCAGCCGACAGTCGACAGTATCGAGGCGCCCGAAGACGAACCGGAGTCGGCGCTGGCGACGGCCCGCCGCCAGCTACGGAGAGCGGCCTCGCTGGTCGACGTGGACCCGAACGTCGTCACGCGCTTTCTCCACCCGGACGCGGTCCACGAGGTGACCGTCCCGATCGAGCGCGACGACGGGAGCGTCGAGGTGTTCCGCGGCTACCGCGCCCAGCACGACAGCGTCCGCGGGCCGTACAAGGGCGGGATACGGTTCCACCCGGAGGTCTCCCGCGAGGAGTCGATCGGCCTCGCCATGTGGATGACCTGGAAGTGCGCGGTGATGGACATCCCTTTCGGCGGTGCGAAAGGCGGCGTCGTCGTCGACCCCAAGGACCTGAGCGACGACGAACGCGAGCGGCTCACCCGCCGATTCACCGACGAGATCCGCGACGTCATCGGGCCGACGGCGGACATCCCCGCGCCGGACATGGGGACCGACGCCGAGACCATGTCGTGGATGATGGACGCCTACAGCATGCAGGAGGCCGAGACCATCCCGGGCGTCGTCACCGGGAAGCCGCCGGTCATCGGCGGGAGCGAGGGCCGCGCGGAAGCGCCCGGGCGGAGCGTCGCCATCGTGACCCGCGAGGTCGCCGAGTACTACGACACGCCGCTCTCGGAGGCGACCGTCGCCGTTCAGGGGTTCGGGAGCGTCGGCGCGAACGCCGCGCGTCTGCTCGACGACTGGGGCGCGACCGTCGTCGCCGTCAGCGACGTGACCGGCGCCGCCTACGACCCCGACGGCCTCGACACCCGCTCGATCCCCTCTCACGAGGAGCAGCCGGAGGCGGTCGCGGCCCACGCCGACCGCACCGTCACGAACGACGAACTGCTGGGGCTCGACGTGGACGTGCTCGTCCCCGCGGCGGTCGGCAACGCGATCACCGAGGCCAACGTCTCCGAGGTCCGCGCCGACGTCGTCGTCGAGGGCGCGAACGGCCCGGTGTCGTTCGCCGCGGACGAGGTCCTCGCCGACCGGGGCGTCCCGGTGATCCCGGACATCCTCGCGAACGCCGGCGGCGTCACGGTCAGCTACTTCGAGTGGCTGCAGGACATCAACCGCCGCTCGTGGTCCGCCGAGCGCGTCAACGAGGAACTGGAGACCGAGATGCTCGCCGCGTTCGAGGCCGTCGCCGAGGAGTTCGAGTCGAGCGACGGCACCTGGCGCGACGCCGCCTACGCGGTCGCGCTCTCGCGGATCGCCGAGGCCCACGAGGCCCGCGGGCTCTGGCCCTGA
- a CDS encoding rubrerythrin-like domain-containing protein: MPHHQDIADDAASRSTYECLVCGKIVKAETHPGDCPDCDGEFQNRAMSLE, from the coding sequence GTGCCCCACCATCAGGACATCGCCGACGACGCGGCGTCGAGGTCGACCTACGAGTGTCTCGTCTGCGGGAAGATCGTGAAAGCCGAGACCCATCCGGGCGACTGCCCGGACTGCGACGGCGAGTTCCAGAACCGCGCGATGTCGCTGGAGTGA
- a CDS encoding CDC48 family AAA ATPase, with the protein MRLTVKPLKQKDAGRGLAAIDRAAMSELDLENGDYIVIEGGESTRAVARVWPGYPEDEGRGVIRIDGRLRQEADVGIDDNVDVEKADVKPATSVSVALPQNLRVRGNVGPMIRNNLSGQAITEGQTVPVSFGLGPLSSMSGQKIPLKIAGTEPTGTVVVTDSTEVDVAEKPAEQITGETPGAPEGGAPDITYEDIGGLDDELEQVREMIELPMRHPELFETLGIEPPKGVLLHGPPGTGKTLMAKAVANEIDAYFTDISGPEIMSKYYGESEEQLREIFDEAEENSPAIVFIDEIDSIAPKRGETQGDVERRVVAQLLSLMDGLESRGQVIVIGATNRVDAVDPALRRGGRFDREIEIGVPDKNGRKEILQVHTRGMPLVDGIDLEQYAESTHGFVGADLESLAKESAMNALRRIRPELDLESDEIDAEVLEHLEVTEDDFKQALKGIEPSALREVFVEVPDVTWDQVGGLEDTKERLRETIQWPLDYPEVFEAMDMQAAKGVLMYGPPGTGKTLLAKAIANEAQSNFISIKGPELLNKFVGESEKGVREVFEKARSNAPTVVFFDEIDSIAGERGGNTTDSGVGERVVSQLLTELDGLEELEDVVVIATTNRPDLIDSALLRPGRLDRHVHVPVPDEEARRKIFEVHTRDKPLAEGVDLDDLAARTDGYVGADIEAVTREASMAATREFLASVDPEDIGDSVGNVKVTMEHFEHALGEVGPSVDADTREQYEEIEERFDTAEAETGTDELGRTFQ; encoded by the coding sequence ATGAGACTCACTGTCAAACCCCTCAAGCAGAAGGACGCGGGGCGCGGACTCGCCGCGATCGACCGTGCGGCGATGTCGGAGCTCGACCTGGAGAACGGCGACTACATCGTCATCGAGGGCGGCGAGAGTACCCGCGCGGTCGCGCGGGTCTGGCCGGGCTACCCCGAGGACGAGGGCCGCGGCGTCATCCGCATCGACGGGCGGCTCCGCCAGGAGGCCGACGTGGGCATCGACGACAACGTCGACGTCGAGAAGGCCGACGTGAAGCCGGCGACCAGCGTCAGCGTCGCCCTCCCGCAGAACCTCCGGGTTCGCGGCAACGTCGGCCCGATGATCCGCAACAACCTCAGCGGCCAGGCCATCACCGAGGGCCAGACCGTGCCCGTCAGCTTCGGGCTCGGCCCGCTCTCGTCGATGAGCGGCCAGAAGATCCCGCTGAAGATCGCCGGCACCGAACCCACCGGGACCGTCGTCGTGACGGACTCCACGGAGGTCGACGTGGCCGAGAAGCCCGCCGAGCAGATCACCGGCGAAACCCCCGGCGCGCCCGAAGGCGGCGCGCCCGACATCACCTACGAGGACATCGGGGGCCTGGACGACGAGCTCGAACAGGTCCGCGAGATGATCGAGTTGCCGATGCGCCACCCCGAGCTGTTCGAGACGCTCGGCATCGAGCCGCCGAAGGGCGTGCTCCTGCACGGCCCGCCCGGCACCGGGAAGACGCTCATGGCGAAGGCCGTCGCCAACGAGATCGACGCGTACTTCACCGACATCTCCGGCCCGGAGATCATGTCGAAGTACTACGGGGAGTCCGAAGAGCAGCTCCGCGAGATCTTCGACGAGGCCGAGGAGAACTCCCCCGCCATCGTCTTCATCGACGAGATCGACTCCATCGCGCCCAAGCGGGGCGAGACCCAGGGCGACGTGGAGCGCCGCGTCGTCGCGCAACTGCTCTCGCTGATGGACGGCCTCGAATCGCGCGGGCAGGTCATCGTCATCGGCGCCACGAACCGCGTCGACGCGGTCGACCCGGCGCTGCGCAGGGGCGGTCGCTTCGACCGCGAGATCGAGATCGGCGTCCCGGACAAGAACGGTCGCAAGGAGATCCTGCAGGTCCACACCCGCGGGATGCCCCTCGTCGACGGCATCGACCTGGAGCAGTACGCCGAGAGCACGCACGGCTTCGTCGGCGCGGATCTGGAGTCGCTCGCCAAGGAGTCGGCGATGAACGCGCTGCGGCGCATCCGCCCCGAACTCGACCTCGAATCGGACGAGATCGACGCCGAGGTGCTCGAACACCTGGAAGTCACGGAAGACGACTTCAAGCAGGCGCTGAAGGGGATCGAACCCTCGGCCCTGCGCGAGGTGTTCGTCGAGGTGCCCGACGTGACCTGGGACCAGGTCGGCGGGCTCGAAGACACCAAAGAGCGCTTGCGTGAGACGATCCAGTGGCCGCTGGACTACCCCGAGGTGTTCGAGGCCATGGACATGCAGGCCGCCAAGGGCGTGCTGATGTACGGTCCGCCCGGCACGGGGAAGACCTTGCTCGCCAAGGCCATCGCCAACGAGGCCCAGTCGAACTTCATCTCGATCAAGGGCCCCGAACTGCTGAACAAGTTCGTCGGCGAATCGGAGAAGGGCGTCCGCGAGGTCTTCGAGAAGGCTCGCTCGAACGCACCGACCGTCGTCTTCTTCGACGAGATCGACTCTATCGCCGGCGAACGCGGCGGCAACACCACCGATTCGGGCGTCGGCGAACGGGTCGTCTCCCAGCTGCTGACCGAGCTGGACGGGCTGGAGGAGCTGGAGGACGTGGTCGTCATCGCGACGACGAACCGTCCGGACCTCATCGACAGCGCGCTGCTGCGACCGGGTCGCCTCGACAGGCACGTCCACGTGCCCGTCCCGGACGAGGAGGCCCGCCGGAAGATCTTCGAGGTCCACACCCGCGACAAGCCGCTCGCCGAGGGCGTCGACCTGGACGACCTGGCGGCCCGCACGGACGGCTACGTCGGCGCCGACATCGAGGCGGTCACCCGCGAGGCGTCGATGGCCGCGACCCGCGAGTTCCTCGCGAGCGTCGACCCCGAGGACATCGGTGACTCCGTCGGCAACGTGAAGGTCACGATGGAGCACTTCGAGCACGCGCTCGGCGAGGTCGGCCCCAGCGTCGACGCGGACACTCGCGAGCAGTACGAGGAGATCGAAGAGCGCTTCGACACCGCCGAGGCCGAGACCGGCACCGACGAACTCGGACGCACCTTCCAGTGA
- a CDS encoding DUF7127 family protein, protein MTGTQQLADDVGLRRYEYDDEETVLAADFGPGRDASVDVLDDAVIVVVDGEQYDLELSDDARAFIRNGVLTIEVDA, encoded by the coding sequence ATGACCGGAACCCAACAGCTGGCCGACGACGTCGGCCTGCGGCGCTACGAGTACGACGACGAGGAGACGGTGCTGGCGGCGGACTTCGGTCCGGGCCGGGACGCGTCGGTCGACGTGCTCGACGACGCGGTCATCGTCGTCGTCGACGGCGAGCAGTACGACCTGGAGCTTTCGGATGACGCGCGAGCGTTTATCCGCAACGGCGTCCTCACCATCGAGGTGGACGCATGA
- a CDS encoding alpha/beta fold hydrolase, whose translation METVRHHGRETAYRTAGDPSSEAGAAVLYVHGSGATHRLWAAQYGPDGPARPAAALDLSGHGDSADVATDPGPETLDAYARDVIAVAEETGADALVGNSLGGAVALRVALDTEFDPGALVLAGTGAKLAVDGGLREWLAGDFDRAVDFLHGENRLFHDADERTLDRSRSQMRATGRAVTRRDFLTCHAFDVRERLGEVDAPALAVVGERDSLTPPSYHEFLAEELPDCEYVEIPDAAHLAMVERPEAFGRAVGRFLDGLGG comes from the coding sequence ATGGAGACGGTTCGCCACCACGGCCGGGAGACGGCCTATCGGACCGCCGGCGATCCGAGTTCGGAGGCCGGCGCGGCGGTACTGTACGTCCACGGTAGCGGTGCGACCCATCGTCTGTGGGCCGCCCAGTACGGACCCGACGGCCCCGCTCGCCCCGCCGCCGCCCTCGATCTGAGCGGCCACGGCGACTCGGCGGACGTGGCCACCGACCCCGGCCCCGAGACCCTCGACGCGTACGCACGAGACGTGATCGCCGTCGCCGAGGAGACCGGCGCGGACGCGCTGGTCGGCAACTCCCTGGGCGGTGCCGTCGCCCTCCGCGTCGCGCTCGACACGGAGTTCGACCCCGGAGCGCTCGTGCTGGCCGGTACCGGCGCGAAACTCGCAGTCGACGGGGGCCTGCGGGAGTGGCTCGCCGGGGACTTCGACCGCGCCGTCGACTTCCTCCACGGGGAGAACCGACTGTTCCACGACGCCGACGAGCGGACGCTCGACCGGTCGAGGTCCCAGATGCGGGCCACCGGCCGGGCGGTCACCCGCCGGGACTTCCTGACCTGCCACGCCTTCGACGTTCGCGAGCGCCTCGGCGAGGTCGACGCCCCCGCGCTGGCCGTCGTCGGCGAGCGCGACTCGTTGACCCCACCCTCGTACCACGAGTTCCTCGCCGAGGAACTGCCGGACTGCGAGTACGTCGAAATTCCCGACGCCGCCCACCTCGCGATGGTCGAACGACCGGAAGCGTTCGGCCGCGCGGTCGGTCGGTTCCTCGACGGGCTCGGCGGCTGA
- a CDS encoding DUF5822 domain-containing protein, translated as MPARVERTDPDGVDYGRVMQLTFVATIVAGAPLVAMLSLAVELTTWTERALFAVRVGAVVWIVTALSVYLYERRANG; from the coding sequence ATGCCGGCGCGCGTCGAGCGAACGGACCCGGACGGCGTCGACTACGGACGGGTCATGCAGCTCACCTTCGTCGCCACGATCGTCGCGGGAGCGCCGCTGGTGGCGATGCTCTCGCTCGCCGTCGAGCTGACGACGTGGACCGAACGCGCGCTGTTCGCCGTCCGCGTGGGCGCCGTCGTCTGGATCGTCACTGCCCTGTCCGTCTATCTCTACGAGCGCCGGGCCAACGGGTGA
- a CDS encoding HAD family hydrolase: protein MTEYDAIVYDLDGTLVRLDVDWGAVAERCAAILRARGHDVSDADIWEMRELAAADGLLDRVDDAISEFERDGARSARRLALADELPHSVPVGVCSLNCAAACRIALELHGIDRHIDAVVGRDSHETVKPDPEPLAHAVDLLGAEPDAALFVGDSDSDREAARAAGLDFQWVEDRV from the coding sequence GTGACGGAGTACGACGCCATCGTCTACGACCTGGACGGGACGCTGGTCCGCCTCGACGTGGACTGGGGGGCGGTCGCCGAGCGGTGCGCGGCGATCCTGCGAGCGCGCGGCCACGACGTGTCGGACGCGGACATCTGGGAGATGCGCGAACTCGCGGCGGCCGACGGCCTGCTCGACCGCGTCGACGACGCCATCTCGGAGTTCGAGCGCGACGGCGCCCGGAGCGCCCGGCGGCTCGCCCTCGCCGACGAGCTACCCCACTCGGTCCCGGTGGGCGTCTGTTCGCTCAACTGCGCGGCGGCCTGTCGGATCGCGTTGGAACTCCACGGCATCGACCGGCATATCGACGCGGTCGTCGGCCGCGACTCCCACGAGACGGTCAAGCCCGACCCCGAACCGCTGGCCCACGCCGTGGACCTGCTGGGGGCCGAGCCCGACGCGGCGCTGTTCGTCGGTGACTCGGACTCGGACAGGGAAGCCGCCCGCGCCGCCGGGCTCGACTTCCAGTGGGTCGAGGACCGCGTCTGA
- a CDS encoding acyl-CoA dehydrogenase family protein, with amino-acid sequence MELSATQTAIREAVREFAESEIRPVAAEADRESEFPEDVWDGLADLDLTGLTVPEAYDGFDADRLTYAVVNEAVAYGSLAVATALSVHCLATSCIAEFGDESVREEWLPEMVDGRPVGAFALSEPEAGSNPAEMSTVARAVDGGDAYVLDGEKQWITNGERAGVYVVFAKTDAEDPESVTQFLVPTEADGLAVGPKEDKLGLRASDTTGLVFDGVEVPARYRLTEPGRGLAAAFSILTGGRIGIAAQSVGLAQAALDEAVAYAGEREQFDRPIADIQSIRHKLADMETDVRAARALTHEAAAAQDRGERARTAASVAKYFASEAAVDVTNEAVQIHGGYGYTSEFPVERLYRDAKVTTIYEGTSQIQQNIVARDLLGG; translated from the coding sequence ATGGAACTATCGGCGACGCAGACGGCGATCCGCGAGGCGGTTCGGGAGTTCGCCGAGTCGGAGATCCGGCCGGTCGCGGCCGAGGCGGACCGCGAGAGCGAGTTCCCCGAGGACGTGTGGGACGGGCTGGCCGACCTGGACCTGACGGGGTTGACCGTGCCCGAGGCGTACGACGGGTTCGACGCCGACCGGCTGACCTACGCGGTCGTCAACGAAGCGGTCGCCTACGGGTCGCTGGCCGTCGCGACGGCGCTGTCGGTCCACTGCCTCGCCACCTCTTGCATCGCGGAGTTCGGCGACGAGTCGGTCCGCGAGGAGTGGCTGCCGGAGATGGTCGACGGCCGCCCCGTCGGCGCGTTCGCGCTCTCGGAACCGGAGGCCGGCTCGAACCCCGCCGAGATGTCGACGGTCGCCCGGGCGGTCGACGGCGGCGACGCGTACGTCCTCGACGGCGAGAAACAGTGGATCACCAACGGCGAGCGCGCCGGCGTCTACGTCGTCTTCGCCAAGACCGACGCCGAGGACCCCGAGTCGGTGACGCAGTTCCTCGTCCCGACCGAGGCCGACGGGCTGGCGGTCGGTCCGAAGGAGGACAAACTCGGCCTACGAGCGAGCGACACGACGGGCCTGGTCTTCGACGGCGTCGAGGTCCCGGCGCGCTACCGGCTGACCGAGCCCGGTCGCGGGCTGGCGGCGGCGTTCTCGATCCTGACCGGCGGGCGGATCGGCATCGCGGCCCAGTCGGTCGGGCTGGCCCAAGCCGCCCTGGACGAGGCGGTCGCGTACGCCGGCGAGCGCGAGCAGTTCGACCGGCCGATCGCCGACATCCAGTCGATCCGCCACAAGCTGGCGGACATGGAGACGGACGTACGGGCCGCGCGGGCGCTGACGCACGAGGCCGCGGCCGCCCAGGACCGCGGGGAGCGCGCCCGCACGGCCGCGAGCGTCGCGAAGTACTTCGCGAGCGAGGCGGCGGTGGACGTGACGAACGAGGCCGTCCAGATCCACGGCGGCTACGGCTACACGTCGGAGTTCCCGGTCGAGCGGCTCTACCGCGACGCGAAGGTGACGACTATCTACGAGGGGACCAGCCAGATCCAGCAGAACATCGTGGCCCGGGACCTGCTTGGGGGGTAG
- a CDS encoding helix-turn-helix domain-containing protein: MAKYSTGGAGSSASDSCELCGAENVDLQTASVAGATLSVCSECAQHDETPSRGSDDGDDGSDRKRQAAQNAARMQDAAQADASHWEDGADYDDDQLPYLVGDYGEVLVEARQDAGLQTAELAEAVGADESDVLAVEQGRATQANVGGSLIGALEAELDVRLVDGE; this comes from the coding sequence ATGGCCAAGTACTCGACCGGTGGCGCCGGCTCCAGCGCCAGCGACAGTTGCGAACTCTGCGGCGCGGAGAACGTGGATCTGCAGACCGCGAGCGTTGCGGGGGCGACGCTCAGCGTCTGCTCGGAGTGCGCCCAGCACGACGAGACGCCGAGCCGGGGGTCCGACGACGGCGACGATGGCAGCGACCGGAAGCGACAGGCGGCACAGAACGCGGCGCGCATGCAGGACGCCGCGCAGGCCGACGCCTCTCACTGGGAGGACGGCGCCGACTACGACGACGACCAGCTCCCGTACCTCGTCGGCGACTACGGGGAGGTCCTCGTCGAAGCCCGCCAGGACGCCGGGCTACAGACGGCCGAGCTCGCCGAGGCCGTCGGCGCCGACGAGTCGGACGTGCTGGCCGTCGAACAGGGCCGAGCGACCCAGGCGAACGTCGGCGGCTCGCTCATCGGCGCTCTGGAAGCGGAGCTGGACGTTCGGCTGGTCGACGGGGAGTAA
- a CDS encoding DUF4397 domain-containing protein, whose translation MTRKTRRDLLAALGASAAVGLAGCGSDGGSTDTEADDGADETDAMDGGMDTETDAMDGGMDTDTETATDSGMGGTANVRVAHFSPDAPNVDVYVNDSETLSDVPFCAISDYMELPAGTHTVTITAAGDADTVAFEGEVTVAADTDYTVAAVGELSSEDSEFRPLILEDDNSEVGSDTARVRLVHASPDAPAVDVTAGDGETVLFDGVPFGESGYVEVPAGTYTLGVRGDTDSNDGDVVAEYTVELTGGTVYTGFAGGYLTPGDEDAEAPFDLTFAVDSGAGGGGLVETGSVRVAHMSPDAPNVDVYVDDSETLSDVPFGAVSDYLSVPTGERTVTITAAGDADTVAFEGPVTVGTGDYTIVAAGELTGEDTEFQPLVLEDDNSDPGGNTARLRVVHGSPDAPAVDVTAAGGDAVLFDGVAFGESGYTAVEANDYTVQIRGDTESNDGDVVADYDVSLDGGTVYTAFAQGYLTPDDEPADESFDLNVVEDASY comes from the coding sequence ATGACACGCAAGACGCGACGCGACCTGCTCGCAGCGCTCGGCGCATCGGCCGCGGTCGGTCTCGCAGGCTGTGGCTCCGACGGGGGATCCACCGACACCGAAGCCGACGACGGCGCCGACGAGACGGACGCGATGGACGGCGGGATGGACACCGAGACGGACGCGATGGACGGCGGGATGGACACCGACACGGAGACCGCCACCGACTCGGGGATGGGAGGCACCGCGAACGTCCGCGTGGCCCACTTCTCGCCGGACGCGCCGAACGTCGACGTGTACGTGAACGACAGCGAGACCCTCTCGGACGTGCCGTTCTGCGCGATCAGCGACTACATGGAACTGCCAGCGGGCACGCACACGGTCACGATCACCGCCGCAGGCGACGCCGATACGGTCGCCTTCGAGGGCGAGGTGACCGTCGCGGCCGACACCGACTACACGGTCGCCGCGGTCGGCGAGCTGTCCAGCGAGGACAGCGAGTTCCGGCCGCTGATCCTCGAAGACGACAACAGCGAGGTCGGCTCGGACACGGCGCGGGTCCGCCTCGTCCACGCGTCACCCGACGCGCCCGCGGTCGACGTGACCGCCGGCGACGGCGAGACCGTCCTGTTCGACGGCGTGCCCTTCGGCGAGTCCGGCTACGTCGAGGTGCCCGCCGGGACCTACACGCTCGGGGTCCGCGGCGACACCGACTCCAACGACGGCGACGTGGTCGCGGAGTACACCGTCGAACTCACCGGCGGCACCGTCTACACCGGCTTCGCCGGCGGCTACCTCACGCCCGGCGACGAGGACGCCGAGGCGCCGTTCGACCTGACGTTCGCCGTCGACTCGGGCGCCGGCGGCGGTGGCCTGGTCGAGACCGGCTCGGTCCGGGTCGCCCACATGTCCCCGGACGCGCCGAACGTCGACGTGTACGTCGACGACAGCGAGACCCTCTCGGACGTGCCCTTCGGCGCCGTCAGCGATTATCTCTCGGTACCCACGGGTGAGCGGACTGTCACCATCACCGCCGCGGGCGACGCGGACACGGTGGCCTTCGAAGGCCCCGTCACGGTCGGTACGGGCGACTACACCATCGTCGCCGCCGGTGAACTGACGGGCGAAGACACCGAGTTCCAGCCGCTCGTCCTCGAAGACGACAACAGCGACCCCGGCGGGAACACGGCGCGACTGCGCGTCGTCCACGGGTCGCCCGACGCGCCCGCGGTCGACGTGACGGCCGCCGGCGGCGACGCGGTGCTGTTCGACGGCGTCGCCTTCGGCGAGTCCGGCTACACCGCCGTCGAGGCCAACGACTACACCGTCCAGATCCGCGGCGACACCGAGAGCAACGACGGCGACGTCGTCGCCGACTACGACGTGTCCCTCGACGGCGGGACCGTCTACACCGCCTTCGCCCAGGGCTACCTCACGCCCGACGACGAGCCCGCCGACGAGAGTTTCGATCTCAACGTCGTCGAGGACGCGAGTTACTGA
- a CDS encoding ArsR/SmtB family transcription factor produces MEGTLWYVLTGTRGGRNRIRILQAIDERPRNAHQLADDLDLDYKTVRHHLDVLLDNDIVDKSGDDYGAVYLPTDRVRANWETVERIFERVE; encoded by the coding sequence ATGGAGGGGACCCTGTGGTACGTGCTCACCGGGACGCGCGGGGGGCGAAACCGGATCAGGATCCTCCAGGCGATCGACGAGCGGCCCCGCAACGCCCACCAGCTGGCGGACGACCTCGATCTGGACTACAAGACCGTCAGGCACCACCTCGACGTGTTGCTGGACAACGACATCGTCGACAAGAGCGGCGACGACTACGGGGCCGTCTACCTGCCGACCGACCGGGTTCGGGCCAACTGGGAGACAGTCGAGCGGATCTTCGAACGGGTCGAGTGA